From one Coleofasciculus sp. FACHB-1120 genomic stretch:
- a CDS encoding ATP-binding protein → MAITTTDISKTTKRIPVVLSGHALRSLRDSGYSLAAALGEVIDNSLEADANNILLRLEETQDKHGKKHIHRIVVVDDGSGMGTEILPYYLQVGFSTRYMQKDTIGKYGVGAKLAALNYGRRIDVWSRTREEEPWQHVYFDLDDAIEQEEKGEVVGIEMPNQEPVPDELVSLLPNDSGTVVVWSKVDRLEEGRRAPDAKTLRVEVEKELSRMFRYFLHGGIKISVNDTKLLPYDPLFLMEGTWTDKELTKYYSRISKANEQESQDNYQSSRKTHFPALIIANKERIEIGGSIAELTVTVYPKEVAREPGTGGDELAKKLRVVDNGGCISFVRLEREINYTNVPRIFPRGVQTEDRFLGIEVAFKPELDDYFGVRNVKRGVEPHDELRAKMFDLLKKYVAEARAKLDDIRGEAARDNQTHQGEHTPLVKASKKANRTLPKSRAKGPDDRVEQERVKLDLAKDVIGNDKKAQEEYLESIKDLPFVIESVDFPGHTFIDIQHLNGQVIIRLNTRHRFYREMWEPIRSIAQRTPGGVSGDEAVRAAKRTIEALTLLIIAYGKAESMDENPRERYGDLRMYWGQFSDSLIGKVKDVI, encoded by the coding sequence ATGGCAATAACGACAACGGATATATCCAAAACGACAAAGCGGATTCCGGTGGTTCTCAGTGGTCACGCTCTCAGGTCTCTGCGTGACTCCGGCTATAGTCTTGCGGCGGCATTAGGAGAGGTGATTGACAACAGTCTCGAAGCCGATGCAAACAACATTTTGCTACGCCTAGAGGAGACGCAGGATAAGCATGGCAAGAAGCACATCCATCGGATTGTTGTTGTTGATGACGGAAGTGGCATGGGCACCGAGATACTTCCGTACTACTTGCAAGTTGGGTTCTCCACCAGGTATATGCAAAAGGACACCATTGGGAAGTACGGTGTGGGTGCCAAGCTTGCGGCACTGAACTACGGGCGTCGAATTGATGTGTGGAGCCGGACGCGAGAGGAGGAGCCTTGGCAGCACGTCTATTTTGATTTAGATGATGCTATTGAACAGGAAGAGAAAGGTGAAGTGGTAGGCATTGAGATGCCAAACCAGGAACCTGTTCCTGATGAGCTAGTTTCATTGCTGCCTAATGACTCCGGGACTGTGGTCGTCTGGTCGAAGGTTGACCGTCTTGAAGAGGGACGGCGAGCGCCCGACGCTAAGACTCTGCGGGTTGAAGTTGAGAAAGAACTTTCTCGTATGTTTCGTTATTTCCTTCATGGTGGCATTAAGATTTCCGTCAACGATACAAAGCTCCTTCCTTACGATCCACTGTTTCTTATGGAAGGAACCTGGACAGATAAAGAGCTCACAAAATACTACTCTCGTATTAGCAAAGCTAACGAGCAAGAGAGTCAAGATAATTACCAATCGAGCCGTAAAACACACTTTCCCGCTCTAATTATTGCTAATAAGGAGCGGATCGAGATCGGAGGATCTATAGCAGAACTCACCGTAACAGTTTACCCAAAAGAGGTGGCGCGGGAACCAGGTACAGGCGGAGATGAACTTGCTAAAAAGCTTCGAGTAGTAGATAACGGAGGATGTATCAGCTTTGTGCGGCTTGAGCGCGAAATTAACTACACGAATGTACCGAGGATATTCCCAAGAGGTGTGCAGACAGAAGATCGCTTCCTGGGTATTGAAGTAGCCTTTAAGCCTGAGCTTGACGACTATTTTGGCGTTCGGAACGTAAAGCGGGGTGTCGAACCGCATGATGAACTCCGAGCCAAAATGTTTGATCTTCTCAAGAAGTATGTTGCTGAGGCTCGTGCAAAGCTTGATGACATAAGGGGCGAGGCAGCAAGAGATAATCAAACGCATCAGGGTGAACACACTCCCCTTGTTAAGGCTAGCAAAAAGGCAAATCGTACCCTTCCCAAAAGCCGCGCTAAGGGGCCCGACGATCGGGTAGAGCAGGAGCGTGTAAAACTTGACTTAGCTAAAGATGTAATTGGGAATGACAAGAAGGCGCAGGAGGAATATCTAGAGTCGATTAAGGATCTCCCCTTTGTGATTGAGTCAGTAGATTTCCCTGGTCACACGTTCATCGACATCCAACATCTAAACGGTCAGGTTATTATCCGGCTCAACACTCGGCATCGGTTCTATCGGGAAATGTGGGAACCGATCCGGTCTATCGCTCAACGCACACCAGGAGGCGTATCCGGCGATGAGGCTGTTCGAGCTGCAAAAAGGACAATCGAGGCTTTGACCCTCCTGATAATTGCATACGGCAAGGCGGAATCAATGGACGAAAATCCTCGTGAACGCTACGGAGACCTGCGGATGTACTGGGGCCAGTTCTCAGACTCTTTAATTGGAAAGGTCAAGGATGTGATTTAG